Part of the Pseudomonas sp. ADAK13 genome is shown below.
ATAGCTGTCCTGGAGCAAGATTTGTAGGAAATGTAGGGCGATTACTTTTGCGTCTGACGTTAAGTCCGAAGGGTATATAGGAAATAATTAATTTCCTCGATTTGGATGTTTTTACTGAATTTGCCTACGCTGGCGTATTACTTGTCCGGTCGATATGTTGCTTAGGACTACCGGCAGATCGGTTTGCAATGACAATCACTTTTTACTGCTCTGACAGTAGTTAAGGGTTTGTCTTATTCTTTCTCTGGGTATTAAAGAGCGAGACTGTCACTCGGCAATTAGGCCGTGGTGCTATTTATTTATGGTTTTGTATTTCAAGGATGAAGTGCGGTAGGGCAGTGGAGCGGCCCTGGCGATAATAAAAGGCGCCTGATAACTTTTAGTGACAGGTTGAACATGAAGAAAATATTGGGTTTGACGATGGGCGTTGTTTGCCTGGCTGCAAGTATTGGTGCTCAAGCGACGACAAATGCACAGTTGATTGTCAGGGGCACTATTATTCCCGGCGCCTGCAATCTCAGCCTGGGCGCTGGCGGAATTATTGATTACGGCCCGATTCTCTCTGGTGAGTTGTCGCCGACGGCCTTTAACCCCCGCGAAGAAAAGATCACCTCGCTGGTCGTCAATTGCGGTACCACCCCAGCGCAGTTCGGATTGACCCTTACCGACCTGCAAGCCCACACCAAAGTCCCGGGCATCCTGGGTGCTGGTTACACTGAGGCGCAAAATTATGGCTTGGGCGCCGAAGGCTCACGGCGCACCGGTGGTTACTCGGTTACTCTCCGGGACCTCAGGGCTGCGGGTGTAGTTCTGAATCCGATCATGCGGGTCGGCGGCGGGGCTTGGCAGAACAGTGATGGCAAAGTGGCCCAAACCCCCAGTCAATACTCGTGGCGCAACGGGGTGACTATTGTACCGGCCCGTGTTGCGCAACTAACAGGGACACTCGCAGTAAAGGCGGTTATCAACCGGGGGCAAGACTTAAACCTTACCCAGGATATTACGCTCGATGGGCGCACGACTCTCGTATTGAATTACATCTAAACGCCTGAAACAGCCGGTATTGAAACGGGAGCTTCTAAAAGTTTTCCGTTTCCTATCGGCTGCGCTTATCGGTTTATTTGTTAGGCAGCTGTTACTTTTAATGTGCGGGAGAGCTCAGTGAGTAGTCTTTCAAGGGGCACTATGGCGCTGCTGTGGTGTGCAAGTTGTGCTTTATTTTTTTCCTGCATGGCAGTAGCAGACGGTATGCAGCCCGAAACAACGGTTGTCGTTCTTTATGAAGAGGATGGAGAGGCGACGATCAACATAAGAAACACGGATGCCGGCCCTGCGCTACTTCATTCGGTCATTGAGAATATCCCCGAGGACCAGGAACCACTGTTGATTGTCACGCCGCCCATTACCCGTGTAGAAAGCGGCGAAACGCAGCTTGTGCGTTTCATCGGTACTCTTAAAGAGCCCCTCAAGACCCAGCGGTTGAAGCGTATTTCGTTCGAGGGTATTCCCCAGGCGCGTGCACCGGGGGGCACCACCATCGGAATCACCCTACGACAGAACCTGCCGTTGATCCTGCACCCGAAGGGGTTGCCCCGGCATCAATCGCCGTGGGAGTTGCTCAAATGGAAGCGGGAAGGCGAGCAACTGACCGTTCATAACGACAGTGCCTACGTAGTTCGCCTGGGACTGGAAGTACAACTGCACCCGCAAAAGCACCTGGCCATCTTGCCGCGGACCTATATTTTGCCCGGGGAAGTACTGATCGCCCAGGTTGACGGATCATTAACGGGCGTGGCTTCGGTCGAGTTTCATCCGGCCACGGTCTACGGGTATATGGTCGACAGCTACCGCGCCGCTCTTGTTGCTGATGCAGGTTGAGCGGGCCATGAGAACAATGAATATCGCAGGGCTGCGGCCCTCGCGCCAACCAGTTGTCAGCACCCCGGTTTTCTGGGTTTGCCGTACGAAGATTTTCATGGGGCTTGCAACGCTATGGGGCCTGCCCGGCTACGCCCCGGCGATTGAGTTGGGGGAGGGCTTTGATCTTGCCGCCTTGACCAGTCATGGGATTGACCCGAAGGTCTCTGATTACTTTCGCAGTGCCGCGCGGTTTCGTGAGGGGGTCCATGTGGTGGGCCTGCGAGTCAACGGAGCCCCGCTGGGGCTGGTGGATGCACGCTTCGATTACCAGGGGCAACTGTGCTTTACCCGCGGGCTGCTGGAAAAGGCTGGTTTGTGGGTGCCCACTGCAGTGATTCGCCCGGGGATTGCACCGGATCAGGCTTGTCATGACTTTCTCGGCGAATATCCCGCGACGATGGTGAGACTGCGCCCTGGCAGCGATGAGGTCTCGCTGGTGGTGCCGACCCAGTCCTTGCGCGAGCCAGAATGGGAGCCCGGGAGTTTTTCCCAGGGTGGGGCCGCGGCCTTGTTCAACTATGACGTATTGGCGTTCGATACCCGCTCGCGCGGAGCGCCTAGCCGCTATGTATCTGCTTATACCGAGGCGGGGTTCAACCTGGGTAACTGGGTTGTCCGTAGTCGTCAGTTCTATGTTTCAGACAATGGCAAGACCAGCACCGAGCATGTGCATGCTTATGCCCAGCGCGATATTGCCGCGTTGCGGTCGACGTTCCAGGTGGGTCAAATTTCCAGCAACAATCCGGTATTTGGCGGGATTCAGTTGTCGGGCGTGCAGTTTTCCCCAGACGGGCAGTCTCGAACGCCTTCTGCTGGCAACGCCGTGGTAGTCGAAGGTCTGGCGCAGGGCCAGTCGCGTATCGAAGTGCGCCAGGCAGGTGTGTTGATTCACACCACGCTGGTACCGGATGGGCCATTCAGGCTGACTGGCTTGCCGTTGCTTAATGGCACCAGCGACCTTGACGTAACCGTGATTGACGTCCGGGATGCAAAGCGCAGTTTCGTGGTGCCGGCAGCGTCCTTTCGAGGGATGGCCCCGGTAACGCCTGGTTATTACTTCTCCCTTGGCAAAGTGCGCGAGCGCTCAACCGACGACATCGAGCAGCCGGTAGTTGCCATGGGCAGCGGGACCTGGGGTGTTGGGCGGGGTGCATCGGTGGGTTTCGGATTGCTCAGTACCGATGACTATCAAGCCGCAGGCGGCACCCTGAGCAGTGTCTTCTTCCAGCGGGTTTCCGTGGGCCTGCGCCACACTCTTTCCCGTGACGGGCTGGACGAATTATCCGGAGCACGCAGCACGCTGTCCCTTGGCAGTCCATTGGTCGCCGGTATCGACATCAGCCTGAGCGCCACCACACAGACCCGGGGTTACCGCGAGGTACTGGAAGCGGGACAGTCATCAAGGGTCGATGATCTGGACGCCCGCTTCAAGAATCAGTACACGGCGGGTTTGAGTTGGGCCGAGCCGTCACTGGGCGGCTTCTCAATCAGCTATACCCGCAGCTCACAATTTGACGGACAAGCAACCGGGCACCTGTTTGCCTCGTGGAACAAAACGTTCAGTGGCGTCGATGTTTCGTTGATTGCCGATTCCCA
Proteins encoded:
- a CDS encoding DUF1120 domain-containing protein, with amino-acid sequence MKKILGLTMGVVCLAASIGAQATTNAQLIVRGTIIPGACNLSLGAGGIIDYGPILSGELSPTAFNPREEKITSLVVNCGTTPAQFGLTLTDLQAHTKVPGILGAGYTEAQNYGLGAEGSRRTGGYSVTLRDLRAAGVVLNPIMRVGGGAWQNSDGKVAQTPSQYSWRNGVTIVPARVAQLTGTLAVKAVINRGQDLNLTQDITLDGRTTLVLNYI
- a CDS encoding fimbria/pilus chaperone family protein, yielding MALLWCASCALFFSCMAVADGMQPETTVVVLYEEDGEATINIRNTDAGPALLHSVIENIPEDQEPLLIVTPPITRVESGETQLVRFIGTLKEPLKTQRLKRISFEGIPQARAPGGTTIGITLRQNLPLILHPKGLPRHQSPWELLKWKREGEQLTVHNDSAYVVRLGLEVQLHPQKHLAILPRTYILPGEVLIAQVDGSLTGVASVEFHPATVYGYMVDSYRAALVADAG
- a CDS encoding fimbria/pilus outer membrane usher protein translates to MGLATLWGLPGYAPAIELGEGFDLAALTSHGIDPKVSDYFRSAARFREGVHVVGLRVNGAPLGLVDARFDYQGQLCFTRGLLEKAGLWVPTAVIRPGIAPDQACHDFLGEYPATMVRLRPGSDEVSLVVPTQSLREPEWEPGSFSQGGAAALFNYDVLAFDTRSRGAPSRYVSAYTEAGFNLGNWVVRSRQFYVSDNGKTSTEHVHAYAQRDIAALRSTFQVGQISSNNPVFGGIQLSGVQFSPDGQSRTPSAGNAVVVEGLAQGQSRIEVRQAGVLIHTTLVPDGPFRLTGLPLLNGTSDLDVTVIDVRDAKRSFVVPAASFRGMAPVTPGYYFSLGKVRERSTDDIEQPVVAMGSGTWGVGRGASVGFGLLSTDDYQAAGGTLSSVFFQRVSVGLRHTLSRDGLDELSGARSTLSLGSPLVAGIDISLSATTQTRGYREVLEAGQSSRVDDLDARFKNQYTAGLSWAEPSLGGFSISYTRSSQFDGQATGHLFASWNKTFSGVDVSLIADSQVGGSQPRNQNGFVRVRREEQGPGGVSMRLQVSVPLGEDRRLRSYASRRGDRFDVGTALSERVNEYVNYEVAAERDVADREQTVRGHVDVMPRYTRVGLGVSRDPLGTSYTGQLHGGVVAHERGLTFSPYSVQDTFGVLSVGDIGAARVATPQGPVWTDYRGHAVIAGLPAYTSSRIEVQTQSLPKRVDLKNGTKVLAAGRGSFNTVDFDVVKVRRVLLEAQDEQGRPLPQGASVFSRDNTFLTSVVGEGMIFLNNLSEQQTLHVSLPDSSICLLHLNPEQEINDDKLYETAGAVCVAR